One genomic window of Canis lupus baileyi chromosome 24, mCanLup2.hap1, whole genome shotgun sequence includes the following:
- the LOC140616106 gene encoding uncharacterized protein: MTSLYTDVQECCIQCILCRRRCTLLRKTIRNDAALSGLGLHFRPGTVAGVHHVSVHPSLVISQGAAPARAAPAGAAAAADHGDTAAAPTAAAAAGAAGRAAAHPVAPAGGTAAPAAPAASTASAATAASAASAASAATAAATAASTATAPHGVSREDSGQRPGGSKRRNRGKPSEADVPADRRCQTLGRFQASGAPASRRSACGASPSSVPPAVLGGSSASPNKLRYDESRANLLVKRR; this comes from the exons ATGACCTCACTTTACACCGATGTTCAGGAATGCTGCATACAGTGCATTCTATGTCGAAGGAGATGCACATTGCTGAGGAAAACTATAAGAAATGATGCCGCATTATCTGGATTAGGTCTACATTTTCG GCCAGGTACTGTTGCTGGTGTCCACCATGTTTCAGTTCATCCCAGCCTCGTAATCTCACAAG GAGCTGCACCCGCACGAGCTGCACCCGCAggagcggcggcagcagcagacCACGGGGACACTGCAGCAGCCCCCACAGCAGCCgcagcagcaggggcagcaggacgAGCAGCAGCCCACCCGGTAGCACCTGCAGGTGGTACAgctgcccccgcagcccccgcagcctccACAGCCTCCGCAGCTACCGCAGCCTCCGCAGCCTCCGCAGCCTCCGCAGCCACTGCTGCAGCCACCGCAGCCTCCACAGCCACAGCACCCCATGGTGTCAGTAGAGAGGACTCAGGACAG CGTCCTGGGGGATCCAAGAGACGGAACAGAGGAAAGCCTTCCGAGGCCGACGTCCCTGCCGACCGGAGGTGTCAGACCCTTGGCCGTTTCCAAGCCTCCGGTGCCCCCGCCTCAAGGAGAAGCGCCTGTGGGGCCTCCCCATCCTCCGTGCCTCCCGCTGTCCTGGGTGGGAGCTCAGCTTCTCCAAATAAACTGAGATATGATGAGAGTCGCGCCAACTTATTAGTAAAAAGAAGGTAG
- the TM4SF20 gene encoding transmembrane 4 L6 family member 20, whose product MTLGVIPAATMSLAARKRACCNNRTGMLLSSLLNVITIIGAVYCILVSIHALIEGPLICNSEGNSTSNCEFSFSNLSDTHPEFFNLQWFYKESCIAPTDYTNLTVNSIMPSGWREHSLHFNSKENKHRTIHLTVFLGLLLVGILELLVGFSQIVIGFLGCLCGVTKRRNRIV is encoded by the exons ATGACCCTGGGG GTCATTCCAGCAGCAACAATGTCCTTGGCAGCAAGAAAAAGAGCGTGCTGCAACAACAGAACTGGA ATGCTTCTGTCATCACTTCTGAATGTAATCACGATCATCGGTGCTGTGTATTGCATATTGGTGTCTATTCACGCTCTCATAGAAGGTCCCCTCATTTGTAACTCTGAAGGGAACAGCACTTCCAATTGTGAATTTTCATTCAGTAACTTAAG tgACACTCATCCAGAGTTCTTCAATCTTCAGTGGTTCTACAAGGAGTCTTGCATAGCTCCTACTGATTACACTAATCTCACCGTGAACAGCATCATGCCCAGTGGCTGGAGAGAACACAGCTTACACTTCAattctaaagaaaacaaacaccgGACGATCCATTTAACAGTGTTTTTAGGCCTACTACTTGTCGGGATTCTTGAGCTCCTGGTTGGGTTCAGTCAGATCGTCATTGGTTTCCTTGGCTGTCTCTGTGGAGTCACCAAGAGGAGAAATAGAATTGTATAA